The following are encoded together in the Janthinobacterium sp. Marseille genome:
- a CDS encoding ATP-binding protein, whose product MSLPIITADQRLAERRGVKGVLVGKSGIGKTSQLWTLKPTATLFFDLEAGDLAVEGWAGDTIRPRTWQECRDFAVFIGGPNPALRDDQPYSQAHFDAVCARFGAPAALDKYDTVFVDSITVAGRLCLQWCKGQPQAYSEKTGKPDSRGAYGLMGQEMIGWLTHLQHTRGKNVWFVGILNEALDDFNRRVFSLQIDGSKTGLELPGIVDEVVTLAELKADDGTSYRAFVCHTLNAWCFPAKDRSGRLDPIEEPHLGRLMEKIAGPAKPAAERLDFARPAPASIPESISTQES is encoded by the coding sequence ATGAGTCTCCCCATCATTACCGCAGACCAGCGCCTGGCTGAGCGCCGTGGCGTCAAAGGTGTTCTCGTCGGCAAGAGTGGCATCGGAAAAACATCGCAACTCTGGACTCTGAAACCGACGGCTACGTTGTTCTTTGATCTCGAGGCCGGGGATCTGGCCGTAGAGGGCTGGGCTGGGGACACGATCCGTCCCCGCACTTGGCAGGAGTGTCGCGATTTCGCCGTTTTCATCGGCGGCCCGAACCCAGCATTGCGCGACGACCAGCCTTACAGCCAAGCCCACTTCGATGCCGTGTGCGCACGCTTCGGCGCCCCGGCGGCGCTGGACAAGTACGACACCGTATTCGTTGACTCCATCACCGTGGCCGGACGCTTGTGCCTGCAGTGGTGCAAGGGTCAGCCACAGGCTTATTCGGAGAAGACTGGCAAGCCTGACAGCCGTGGTGCGTATGGGCTGATGGGCCAAGAAATGATCGGCTGGCTCACTCATTTGCAGCACACACGCGGCAAGAACGTGTGGTTCGTCGGCATTCTCAATGAGGCCCTGGACGATTTCAATCGGCGCGTTTTTTCGCTGCAGATTGATGGCTCCAAAACTGGCCTTGAGTTGCCAGGCATCGTCGATGAAGTCGTCACCCTCGCCGAACTGAAGGCTGACGACGGCACCAGCTACCGCGCCTTTGTTTGCCACACGCTGAACGCTTGGTGTTTCCCAGCCAAAGACCGCTCCGGACGGCTCGATCCGATCGAGGAGCCACACCTCGGCCGTCTGATGGAAAAAATCGCCGGTCCTGCCAAGCCCGCTGCAGAGCGGCTCGATTTCGCGCGTCCTGCGCCCGCCTCAATCCCCGAATCCATTTCAACTCAGGAGTCCTGA
- a CDS encoding site-specific DNA-methyltransferase produces the protein MNTLNVEYRKVEALIPYARNPRTHSDAQIAKIAASIVEYGWTNPVLVDGDNGIIAGHGRLAAARKLGLDQVPVIELAHLSTTQKRALVIADNRLALDAGWDEEMLALELAELSEAGYELSLTGFENIEIDALLADATSDEAEPVVQDEADANEPDAADNVPAAPVIAVSREGDVWAIGSHRLICGDATDPAVVATLMQGDTAQLCFTSPPYGNQRDYTSGGIADWDALMRGVFAHLPMAGDGQVLINLGLIHRDNEVIPYWDGWLSWMRSQGWRRFAWYVWDQGPGMPGDWQGRLAPSFEFVFHFNRSTRKPNKIVPCKHAGQESHLRADGSSTAMRGKDGEVGGWTHKGQPTQDTRIPDSVIRVMRHKGKIGQDIDHPAVFPVALPEFAIEAYTEAGDIVFEPFGGSGTTMLAAQRTGRLCRSMEIAPEYVDVAIKRFQQNHPGVPVTLLATGQSFEQVAAERATTVDDEVLA, from the coding sequence TTGAACACGCTCAACGTCGAGTACCGCAAGGTCGAGGCGCTGATTCCCTACGCCCGCAATCCGCGCACGCATTCCGATGCGCAGATCGCCAAGATCGCCGCCAGCATCGTCGAATACGGCTGGACAAACCCGGTTCTGGTTGATGGCGACAACGGCATCATCGCGGGCCACGGTCGTCTGGCTGCTGCTCGCAAGCTCGGGCTGGATCAAGTGCCGGTGATCGAACTGGCTCACCTCAGCACCACGCAGAAACGTGCGCTGGTCATCGCCGACAACAGACTGGCGCTTGACGCTGGCTGGGATGAGGAGATGTTGGCGCTCGAACTGGCGGAGCTTTCGGAAGCAGGTTATGAGCTGTCGCTGACCGGCTTCGAGAACATCGAGATCGACGCGCTGCTGGCTGATGCCACGTCCGATGAAGCAGAACCGGTGGTACAGGATGAAGCAGACGCCAACGAACCCGATGCAGCAGACAATGTGCCTGCTGCGCCAGTGATCGCAGTGTCGCGCGAAGGCGATGTCTGGGCCATCGGCTCGCACCGATTGATCTGTGGCGACGCCACCGACCCGGCCGTTGTCGCCACGCTGATGCAGGGTGACACCGCGCAGCTGTGCTTCACTTCGCCGCCGTATGGCAACCAGCGCGACTACACCTCCGGCGGCATCGCCGATTGGGATGCACTGATGCGCGGTGTGTTCGCGCATCTGCCGATGGCGGGCGACGGACAGGTGCTGATCAACCTCGGGCTGATCCACCGCGACAACGAAGTCATCCCCTATTGGGACGGCTGGCTGTCCTGGATGCGGTCACAGGGCTGGCGGCGCTTTGCCTGGTACGTCTGGGATCAGGGGCCAGGCATGCCAGGCGACTGGCAGGGCCGACTGGCTCCCAGCTTCGAGTTTGTTTTCCACTTCAATCGCAGCACCCGCAAACCCAACAAGATCGTGCCTTGCAAGCACGCAGGCCAGGAATCACACCTGCGCGCTGACGGGTCGTCTACGGCGATGCGCGGTAAGGATGGCGAGGTCGGCGGCTGGACACACAAGGGTCAGCCGACGCAGGACACTCGCATCCCCGACTCGGTGATCCGCGTGATGCGCCACAAGGGCAAGATCGGGCAGGACATCGATCACCCGGCTGTGTTCCCAGTGGCGTTGCCGGAGTTTGCCATCGAGGCTTACACCGAAGCCGGAGACATTGTGTTCGAGCCCTTCGGTGGAAGCGGTACCACGATGCTGGCCGCGCAGCGCACTGGCCGCCTCTGCCGCAGCATGGAGATCGCGCCGGAGTACGTGGACGTGGCCATCAAGCGCTTTCAGCAGAACCACCCTGGCGTGCCGGTCACGCTGCTGGCAACAGGTCAATCGTTCGAACAGGTTGCCGCCGAGCGCGCCACAACCGTTGATGATGAGGTGCTGGCATGA
- a CDS encoding AAA family ATPase — MMTDNIIWLDFNDAPEQRDELVSDTDVLRVGVLDSLEAVLHYLFPQGRIRGGKFYVGDVDGNAGKSLVVELDGPRRGLWKDFSTDEGGDVIDLWARSQGRSARHDFPRLAAEIRQWLGIVSHSHSHSQSVVRQPARTNAVDELGPYTAKWDYLTPDGQLIACVYRYDPPSGKEYRPWDVRARMWRAPDPRPLYNLPAVSKAKQVILVEGEKCADALIAAGIVATTAMNGAKAPIDKTDWLPLAGKSVVIWPDRDAPGWDYAENAARACVAAGCASVVILVPPTTKPEKWDAADAVAEGFDCATMIAQGERRVVKAAAPSLPTFTLGALLDDDSPLPPDLISPRVLTPGGMLVFGGAPKVGKSDFLLSWLAHMAAGATFLDMRPPRPLRVFYLQAEVQYHYLRERVKDVRLPSHRLLEARDNFVATSQLHMVLDDAGLAQIIPAIANAFRGLPPDIIAIDPIRNLFDGGDAGGENDNGAMLFFLSQRVERIRQEVNPDAGVVLAHHTKKLGKKQFEEDPFQALAGAGSLRGYYSSGMVLYRPDESRSTRQLIFELRNGPGIPLKHVDKIHGEWREVDSSERLVMQEYGQRLDAERRRKCDVILQILFDESANGRCYTANQFAEAFEGKAGLGGERTIRDRLSALATQGYIKYFRNASDYGLQPARTKFGYLCVEGMVLRSVIGEPDPNTGELPTREVAVLPTHFKCLQSGAALPVENPEVWVYQDDINDSQEPA; from the coding sequence ATGATGACCGACAACATCATCTGGCTCGATTTCAATGACGCGCCCGAGCAGCGCGACGAGCTGGTCTCCGACACCGATGTGCTACGAGTAGGAGTATTGGATAGTCTCGAGGCTGTCCTTCACTACCTCTTTCCGCAGGGACGCATCCGGGGTGGCAAGTTCTACGTGGGCGACGTCGACGGTAACGCTGGTAAGAGCCTGGTGGTTGAGCTTGACGGTCCACGGCGCGGTCTATGGAAAGACTTTTCCACCGATGAGGGTGGCGATGTCATTGATCTGTGGGCGCGTTCGCAGGGACGCTCCGCTCGGCATGACTTTCCAAGGCTGGCAGCCGAGATCCGCCAGTGGCTGGGCATCGTGTCGCACTCACACTCGCACTCGCAGTCTGTCGTCCGCCAACCCGCTCGTACCAATGCAGTCGACGAGCTCGGCCCGTATACAGCGAAATGGGATTACCTGACGCCAGACGGGCAACTGATCGCCTGCGTCTATCGCTATGACCCGCCGTCAGGCAAGGAGTACCGGCCATGGGATGTCCGTGCCCGTATGTGGCGAGCGCCCGATCCGCGTCCGCTCTACAACCTCCCCGCAGTGTCCAAGGCCAAGCAGGTGATTTTGGTCGAGGGTGAAAAATGCGCTGATGCATTGATCGCAGCAGGCATCGTGGCGACCACCGCCATGAACGGAGCCAAAGCGCCTATCGATAAAACGGACTGGCTACCCTTGGCCGGTAAGTCGGTAGTGATCTGGCCGGATCGGGACGCGCCGGGCTGGGACTACGCCGAAAACGCTGCGCGAGCTTGCGTGGCTGCCGGTTGCGCCTCCGTGGTGATCCTAGTTCCGCCCACGACCAAACCAGAGAAATGGGACGCTGCTGATGCGGTCGCGGAAGGCTTCGATTGCGCGACGATGATTGCCCAAGGCGAACGCCGTGTGGTGAAAGCTGCGGCTCCATCGCTACCCACGTTCACGCTGGGCGCACTGCTCGACGATGATTCACCGCTGCCACCTGACCTGATCTCGCCGCGCGTGCTTACCCCCGGCGGCATGCTGGTGTTTGGCGGTGCACCGAAGGTTGGCAAGAGCGACTTCCTGTTGTCGTGGCTCGCGCACATGGCTGCTGGCGCGACCTTTCTGGACATGCGCCCACCCCGGCCACTGCGGGTGTTCTATTTACAAGCCGAGGTGCAATACCACTACCTACGCGAACGCGTGAAGGACGTGCGGCTGCCATCCCACCGGCTGCTTGAAGCACGCGACAACTTCGTTGCCACCTCGCAACTGCACATGGTGCTGGATGACGCGGGCCTGGCCCAAATCATTCCTGCAATCGCGAACGCGTTTAGGGGCTTACCTCCCGACATCATTGCCATCGACCCGATCCGCAACCTGTTCGATGGCGGGGACGCAGGCGGCGAGAACGACAACGGCGCGATGCTGTTTTTTCTGTCGCAGCGGGTGGAAAGAATTCGTCAGGAGGTGAACCCGGATGCCGGAGTCGTCCTCGCCCACCACACCAAGAAGCTCGGGAAAAAGCAGTTCGAAGAAGACCCGTTCCAGGCATTGGCCGGTGCTGGGAGTCTGCGCGGCTACTACTCAAGCGGGATGGTGCTGTACCGCCCAGACGAGTCTCGCAGTACGCGCCAGCTCATCTTCGAATTACGCAATGGCCCCGGCATCCCCCTCAAACACGTGGACAAAATCCACGGCGAATGGCGCGAGGTGGATTCCAGTGAGCGTCTGGTCATGCAGGAATACGGGCAACGTCTGGACGCCGAACGTCGCCGCAAATGCGATGTGATCCTGCAGATCCTATTCGACGAATCCGCCAACGGACGCTGCTACACCGCCAACCAGTTCGCAGAAGCCTTTGAGGGCAAAGCAGGTCTCGGTGGTGAACGCACGATCCGCGACCGCCTCTCTGCGCTCGCGACACAGGGCTATATCAAGTATTTCCGCAATGCATCGGATTACGGGCTGCAGCCTGCCCGCACCAAGTTCGGCTACCTGTGTGTCGAGGGCATGGTCCTGCGTTCGGTTATTGGCGAGCCTGATCCAAACACCGGCGAACTACCGACGCGCGAGGTCGCAGTACTGCCCACCCATTTCAAATGCCTGCAGTCGGGGGCCGCATTGCCGGTCGAAAACCCCGAAGTGTGGGTTTACCAAGATGACATCAACGATTCGCAGGAGCCCGCATGA
- a CDS encoding DUF6511 domain-containing protein — MKCAVCSRTAKGFGYFNPRLPRSDPRRYSDRWVFCSMRCQNAFSRLMEKSGGHMIDPSDMELAAMASCLAPLGDYVGSIGMQRPLADYRKEEVLMLVEVVVTAYQEHMLVEHERIAEKDRAFFEERLSRQCQRASTGVPF, encoded by the coding sequence GTGAAATGTGCCGTCTGTTCACGAACCGCCAAAGGCTTCGGCTACTTCAATCCGCGCTTGCCGCGCAGCGATCCACGACGCTACTCGGATCGCTGGGTGTTCTGCTCTATGCGTTGCCAGAACGCCTTCTCGCGGCTGATGGAAAAAAGCGGAGGTCACATGATCGATCCCAGTGACATGGAGCTTGCCGCGATGGCGTCGTGCCTGGCTCCGCTGGGTGACTACGTGGGATCGATCGGCATGCAGCGACCGCTGGCGGACTACCGCAAAGAGGAAGTGCTGATGCTGGTCGAGGTTGTAGTCACAGCCTATCAGGAGCACATGCTTGTCGAGCACGAACGCATAGCCGAAAAGGATCGCGCATTTTTTGAGGAACGCCTATCGCGCCAGTGTCAACGTGCTTCGACGGGAGTGCCGTTCTGA
- a CDS encoding DEAD/DEAH box helicase, with amino-acid sequence MMLRPRQSLLVERTLSALDEHGNTLAVAPTGSGKTIMLSAVTGSFLVEPDAKACILAHRTELTGQNRAKFERVNPGMQTSVFDANEKSWHGQATFAMVQTLSRLPHLEQMPTLDLLVIDEAHHASSPSYRAIIDAVRTRNPKAGICGLTATPNRGDGKGLRDVFSNVADQITLGEMIAAGHLVSPRTFVIDVGVQEALKNVRKTAMDFDMDEVASILDKRLITEAVIKHWKEKASTRKTIIFCSTVAHAQNVCDAFVASGVQAVLIYGDLSDGERKARLAEYETGRAQVVVNVAVLTEGYDYTPTGCVVLLRPSSYKSTFIQMVGRGLRTVDPQEFPGVIKSDCIVLDFGTASLMHGSLEQEVNLEGHLHDGDAPTKDCPDCGAIVPLACMECPLCGYVWQRQPQEFGVLSDFIMSEIDLLKRSNFRWCDLFGSDDALMATGFNAWGGIFFLNGRWHAVGGAKDVQPHLLAVGERTVCMAKADDWLNDQETADSAHKTRRWLNEPPTQKQLQYLPQAMRADFGMTRYQASTLLSFHFNKSSIQRLVMAANDAYREAA; translated from the coding sequence ATGATGCTCCGTCCCCGCCAATCACTGTTGGTCGAACGCACCTTGTCTGCGCTCGATGAACACGGAAACACACTGGCCGTCGCACCGACGGGGTCGGGCAAGACCATCATGCTGTCGGCGGTGACCGGCAGCTTCTTGGTCGAACCCGATGCCAAGGCCTGCATCCTGGCGCATCGCACTGAACTCACTGGCCAAAACCGCGCCAAGTTCGAACGCGTGAATCCGGGCATGCAAACGTCGGTGTTCGACGCGAACGAAAAGTCCTGGCACGGCCAGGCCACGTTTGCGATGGTCCAGACCTTGTCGCGTCTGCCACATCTTGAGCAGATGCCAACGCTGGATCTGCTCGTGATCGACGAGGCCCATCACGCCTCGTCGCCAAGCTACCGGGCGATCATTGATGCCGTGCGGACTCGCAATCCGAAAGCAGGCATCTGTGGATTGACCGCCACGCCGAACAGAGGAGACGGCAAGGGGCTGCGCGATGTCTTTTCGAACGTGGCCGACCAGATCACCCTGGGCGAGATGATCGCTGCCGGACACCTCGTTTCGCCGCGCACCTTCGTCATTGACGTCGGCGTACAGGAGGCCCTCAAAAACGTCCGCAAGACGGCCATGGACTTTGACATGGACGAGGTCGCGTCGATTCTCGACAAGCGCCTGATTACCGAAGCCGTGATCAAGCATTGGAAAGAAAAGGCATCAACTCGCAAGACCATCATTTTCTGCTCAACGGTAGCCCACGCGCAAAACGTCTGCGATGCCTTCGTGGCATCAGGCGTACAGGCAGTGCTGATCTACGGCGATTTATCCGATGGTGAGCGTAAAGCGCGCTTGGCGGAGTACGAAACCGGGCGGGCTCAGGTGGTCGTCAACGTTGCGGTTTTGACTGAGGGCTACGACTACACGCCCACTGGTTGTGTGGTGTTGCTGCGACCCAGCTCCTACAAGTCCACCTTCATCCAGATGGTCGGACGCGGTCTGCGTACTGTCGATCCGCAGGAGTTTCCTGGCGTCATCAAATCAGACTGCATCGTCTTGGACTTCGGTACAGCCAGTCTGATGCACGGTTCGTTGGAGCAAGAGGTCAATCTCGAAGGTCACCTTCACGACGGCGATGCGCCGACCAAAGACTGTCCTGATTGCGGCGCGATCGTGCCGCTGGCATGCATGGAGTGCCCGCTGTGTGGCTACGTCTGGCAACGGCAGCCACAGGAATTTGGCGTGCTGTCCGATTTCATCATGAGCGAGATCGATCTGCTCAAGCGGTCCAATTTCCGCTGGTGCGATTTGTTTGGCAGCGACGATGCGCTGATGGCGACGGGCTTCAATGCTTGGGGTGGGATCTTCTTCCTCAATGGTCGCTGGCACGCTGTGGGTGGTGCGAAAGACGTACAGCCGCACCTGCTGGCTGTTGGTGAACGTACTGTTTGCATGGCTAAGGCAGATGACTGGCTCAACGATCAGGAGACAGCTGACTCCGCACACAAGACCCGCCGCTGGCTGAACGAGCCGCCAACCCAAAAGCAGCTTCAATACCTGCCGCAGGCCATGCGTGCTGACTTCGGCATGACCCGCTATCAGGCGTCGACCCTGCTGTCCTTTCATTTCAACAAGTCGTCGATCCAGCGCCTGGTCATGGCAGCCAACGATGCCTATCGGGAGGCCGCGTGA
- a CDS encoding PD-(D/E)XK nuclease family protein has protein sequence MLDFNHRPKIQEQIGELIDAALRQQRDRQAPRKYLGASRLGVACERALQYEYLQTPVDPGRDLPGRVLRIFEVGHTLEDLAIRWLRMAGFDLYTQRASGGQFGFSVAGGRIQGHIDGVLNGGPTELGMAYPALWECKTMNDKSWRDTVKHGVSKSKPVYAAQMAIYQAYMEASIPGISANPALFTAINKDSEEIWFELVPFDGGLAQRMSDRAVRVITATDSQDLLPRHATTPTHVECKFCLWQDRCWRST, from the coding sequence ATGCTGGACTTCAATCACCGCCCCAAGATACAGGAGCAGATCGGCGAGCTGATCGATGCCGCATTGCGCCAGCAGCGTGATAGGCAAGCGCCGCGCAAGTACCTCGGTGCGTCTAGGTTGGGCGTTGCTTGCGAGCGCGCTTTGCAATACGAGTATCTGCAAACCCCCGTCGATCCTGGCCGCGACCTGCCAGGCCGCGTGCTGCGCATCTTTGAGGTCGGACACACCCTAGAAGATCTGGCCATCCGTTGGCTACGCATGGCCGGATTCGACCTTTACACGCAGAGAGCCAGCGGCGGTCAGTTCGGCTTTTCCGTCGCGGGCGGTCGCATTCAGGGACACATCGACGGTGTCTTGAATGGTGGCCCCACCGAGCTTGGCATGGCTTATCCCGCCCTGTGGGAGTGCAAGACCATGAACGACAAGTCCTGGCGGGACACGGTCAAGCACGGCGTCAGCAAATCCAAACCGGTATATGCCGCGCAGATGGCCATCTACCAAGCCTACATGGAAGCCAGCATTCCGGGCATTTCTGCGAACCCTGCATTGTTTACCGCCATCAACAAGGACTCTGAAGAGATCTGGTTCGAGCTGGTGCCATTCGACGGCGGCCTGGCGCAAAGGATGTCAGATCGTGCGGTTCGGGTGATCACGGCCACGGACAGCCAAGACCTGTTGCCGCGCCATGCCACCACGCCAACGCATGTTGAGTGCAAGTTCTGTCTGTGGCAGGACCGCTGCTGGAGGTCGACATGA
- a CDS encoding DUF6362 family protein, which yields MAEWTVETVADRFIEAARTAHRLPPVRVQGHFNCWPTIVRMPWENMGEEPSSRYYPPDPASVERMLETMQWVLWLEEEQRHLVWMRAQRYPWKDICCRFACDRTTAWRRWEKALTVVVTQLQAVREHRVGHKLR from the coding sequence ATGGCTGAATGGACAGTCGAAACCGTCGCGGATCGGTTCATTGAAGCTGCACGTACCGCCCACCGCCTGCCGCCCGTACGGGTGCAAGGCCACTTCAACTGCTGGCCTACCATCGTTCGCATGCCATGGGAAAACATGGGCGAAGAACCATCGTCACGCTATTACCCGCCAGACCCAGCATCGGTCGAACGGATGTTGGAGACCATGCAATGGGTGTTGTGGCTTGAGGAGGAGCAGCGCCATCTGGTCTGGATGCGGGCGCAACGGTACCCGTGGAAGGATATCTGTTGCCGCTTTGCCTGTGACCGAACGACCGCATGGCGTCGTTGGGAAAAGGCCCTGACAGTCGTCGTCACCCAATTGCAAGCAGTGAGGGAGCACCGAGTGGGTCACAAACTTCGTTGA
- a CDS encoding helix-turn-helix transcriptional regulator, with amino-acid sequence MPSPLGDKIRTLRKQKKLSLEQLAELTDSSKSYIWELENKDDPKPSADKIGKIAAVLEVTTEFLLTESTATPDEAVLDEAFFRKYKTMSEPDKKKIRKILDAWEDE; translated from the coding sequence GTGCCTTCACCCCTGGGTGACAAGATCCGCACCCTGCGTAAGCAGAAAAAATTGAGCCTTGAGCAGCTGGCCGAGCTGACCGACTCCAGCAAAAGCTATATCTGGGAGCTGGAGAACAAGGACGACCCCAAACCATCCGCCGACAAGATCGGGAAGATCGCCGCTGTGCTGGAGGTCACCACAGAGTTCCTGCTGACCGAGTCCACTGCCACGCCTGACGAGGCCGTGCTTGATGAGGCCTTCTTCCGCAAGTACAAGACCATGTCGGAGCCGGACAAAAAGAAGATCCGCAAGATCCTCGATGCCTGGGAAGATGAATGA